In the Corynebacterium gerontici genome, one interval contains:
- the dapF gene encoding diaminopimelate epimerase, whose amino-acid sequence MKQQRISFAKGHGTENDFVILDDAQAELDITPDLVRRLCDRRAGIGADGLLRVATTGALRNAGVLERVEDIADDVMFMDYYNADGSTAEMCGNGTRVFAHWVRLNGYETSEQFVVGTRAGAKPVVVHSFDELQADVSVAMGNAEVTGVSTCKMGSQRFAGLGVDMGNPHLACVVPGLDREALSQLELQAPEIDKEFFPHGVNLEILTPLENGATHMRVFERGVGETRSCGTGTVAAARSALADAGLLDGTVKVHVPGGTVSVVIKGEESTLRGPSRVIARGEVQVEALGR is encoded by the coding sequence ATGAAGCAACAGCGAATCTCTTTTGCCAAAGGTCATGGCACGGAAAATGACTTTGTCATCCTGGATGACGCACAAGCCGAGCTCGATATCACGCCAGATTTAGTGCGGCGATTGTGTGACCGCCGTGCGGGCATCGGAGCGGATGGTCTGCTCCGAGTAGCCACGACTGGGGCGCTGCGCAATGCGGGCGTTCTAGAGCGCGTAGAGGACATCGCTGACGACGTCATGTTCATGGATTACTACAACGCCGATGGCAGCACCGCCGAGATGTGTGGCAACGGCACTCGGGTGTTTGCACATTGGGTTCGACTGAACGGCTACGAGACTTCGGAGCAGTTCGTGGTGGGCACTCGCGCGGGTGCCAAACCCGTGGTTGTACACAGCTTTGATGAACTACAGGCGGATGTATCCGTGGCTATGGGTAATGCGGAAGTCACGGGCGTATCCACTTGCAAGATGGGCTCGCAACGCTTTGCAGGCCTAGGCGTCGATATGGGCAACCCGCACCTTGCCTGCGTGGTGCCGGGCTTGGATCGGGAGGCGCTGAGCCAACTCGAACTTCAAGCCCCAGAAATTGACAAAGAGTTCTTTCCGCATGGTGTGAACCTTGAAATTTTGACTCCCCTCGAAAACGGCGCAACTCACATGCGTGTGTTTGAAAGGGGAGTGGGCGAAACCCGCAGTTGTGGTACCGGCACCGTTGCAGCGGCGCGGAGTGCGCTTGCCGACGCCGGGTTGCTCGACGGCACCGTCAAGGTCCACGTTCCGGGCGGCACGGTGAGCGTGGTGATCAAGGGAGAGGAATCGACACTGCGCGGCCCTTCAAGAGTCATTGCTCGCGGGGAAGTGCAGGTGGAAGCTCTCGGGCGTTAA
- the miaA gene encoding tRNA (adenosine(37)-N6)-dimethylallyltransferase MiaA yields the protein MKPIAVVGPTASGKSALGIALAQHFGGEVVNVDSMQLYRGMDIGTAKLSLEERKGVPHHLLDVWEVTEQASVARYQADAVRTVGSIQARGKVPILVGGSMLYVQSLIDAWDFPPTDHRVRAKYEARLREVGIAQLHQELAKVDPQAAAIIEDQDPRRTVRALEVIELTGKPFQASQPPKHAAPRWDTTIFGLKTSPEWLNPRIEQRTHTMFETGLVEEVEELQQRGLVADSTAGRAIGYAQVLAAQRGDLDWCEVEPRTVTGTRRYVRRQRSWFRRDPRIHWIDASGDTLTQALELL from the coding sequence ATGAAGCCAATTGCAGTAGTAGGCCCGACTGCCTCAGGCAAGTCTGCTCTTGGCATCGCCCTGGCGCAGCACTTTGGCGGGGAGGTGGTGAACGTTGATTCCATGCAGCTTTATCGCGGGATGGACATCGGTACCGCCAAGCTCAGTCTTGAGGAACGCAAGGGGGTGCCTCACCACTTACTCGACGTTTGGGAGGTCACTGAGCAAGCTTCGGTGGCTCGGTACCAGGCGGATGCGGTGCGAACGGTGGGGTCGATTCAGGCCCGAGGCAAGGTACCAATTCTTGTTGGCGGTTCCATGCTGTACGTGCAATCGCTCATCGACGCCTGGGATTTTCCGCCCACAGATCACAGAGTTCGGGCGAAGTACGAGGCGCGATTGCGTGAAGTCGGTATCGCACAACTGCACCAGGAACTCGCCAAGGTTGATCCTCAAGCGGCGGCGATTATCGAGGATCAAGATCCAAGGCGGACCGTCAGGGCGCTTGAGGTGATTGAGCTGACGGGCAAACCATTCCAAGCCAGCCAGCCACCAAAACACGCGGCTCCGCGATGGGATACCACCATCTTCGGCCTGAAAACCTCGCCGGAATGGCTCAATCCACGCATCGAGCAACGCACCCACACCATGTTCGAAACCGGGTTGGTGGAAGAAGTTGAAGAACTGCAGCAGCGCGGACTTGTTGCTGACTCCACAGCCGGTAGAGCGATTGGTTATGCTCAGGTGCTTGCCGCGCAGCGGGGGGATCTGGACTGGTGCGAGGTGGAACCCCGCACCGTGACGGGCACCAGAAGGTACGTGCGGCGGCAACGTTCCTGGTTCCGGCGTGATCCGCGCATTCACTGGATAGACGCCAGCGGCGACACATTGACCCAAGCACTAGAATTACTCTGA
- a CDS encoding DUF349 domain-containing protein, translating into MTTPNTPNPTPKPGPKPGARPSAKAVPGPIPGPHSTPAPAVFASTHVADPSKWGRVDEDGNVYVRRGGTEHHIASWQAGTAAEGLAHYAQRYEDLATEIVLLETRLQTHPDDAAHTKELAQELREGLDSAAVIGDIDALDQRLGKVIDHADEAGEHAKQEKARRRQAAIERKEALVHETEQIAEESTDWKAAGDRIRAILEEWKTIRGIDHKTDDQLWKRYSRARDAFNRRRGAHFAELDRGRAAAKRAKEALVEQAEAIKDSTDWNETSKQFRDLMNQWRKAGRAPRDVDDKLWAAFKKAQDTFFSARNAVQAERDQEFEDNAKAKDELLEIYGPQINPALDLEGAREKLRELQEKWEAIGFVPRARIREFEEKIGKIEKEVAGAEDTQWRRTDPEAQARAAQFKAKVEEFKAQAEEAEAKGKGKKAEELRAQAAQWQEWADAAEQAIADR; encoded by the coding sequence ATGACTACGCCCAATACCCCCAACCCCACTCCGAAACCCGGCCCGAAGCCCGGTGCTCGGCCATCTGCCAAGGCAGTGCCAGGGCCAATCCCCGGCCCACATTCCACTCCAGCGCCCGCGGTTTTCGCGAGCACGCATGTTGCGGATCCCAGCAAGTGGGGACGAGTTGACGAAGACGGCAACGTGTATGTGCGCCGAGGCGGCACTGAGCACCACATCGCCTCCTGGCAAGCCGGCACCGCCGCCGAAGGTCTAGCCCACTACGCTCAGCGCTACGAGGACTTGGCCACGGAAATTGTGCTGTTGGAAACTCGCCTCCAGACTCATCCCGATGATGCCGCCCACACCAAGGAACTCGCACAGGAACTGCGTGAAGGCCTGGATTCAGCCGCTGTAATTGGTGATATCGATGCGCTGGATCAACGTCTAGGCAAAGTCATCGACCACGCCGACGAGGCGGGTGAGCACGCGAAGCAAGAAAAAGCGCGACGTCGACAAGCTGCCATTGAACGCAAAGAAGCACTCGTCCACGAAACTGAGCAGATCGCGGAAGAATCAACCGATTGGAAAGCTGCCGGCGACCGAATCCGGGCGATCTTGGAAGAGTGGAAAACCATCCGAGGCATTGATCATAAGACTGATGATCAACTGTGGAAGCGCTACTCGCGAGCTCGCGATGCCTTCAACCGCCGTCGAGGTGCCCACTTTGCCGAGCTGGACCGCGGACGTGCAGCAGCAAAGCGCGCGAAGGAAGCGCTCGTGGAGCAAGCGGAAGCGATCAAAGATTCCACAGACTGGAATGAAACCTCCAAGCAATTCCGCGACCTAATGAATCAGTGGCGCAAAGCGGGGCGCGCCCCGCGGGACGTGGACGATAAACTCTGGGCTGCATTCAAGAAGGCCCAGGACACCTTCTTTAGCGCACGCAACGCAGTTCAGGCGGAGCGCGATCAAGAATTTGAAGATAACGCCAAGGCTAAAGACGAACTGCTGGAGATTTACGGCCCACAGATTAATCCGGCACTCGACCTCGAAGGTGCGCGAGAGAAACTTCGTGAGCTGCAGGAGAAGTGGGAGGCAATCGGTTTTGTACCTCGCGCGCGTATCCGTGAGTTCGAGGAGAAGATCGGCAAGATTGAAAAGGAAGTTGCCGGAGCTGAAGACACCCAGTGGCGACGCACAGATCCGGAGGCGCAAGCTCGAGCGGCTCAGTTTAAAGCCAAGGTGGAAGAGTTCAAGGCGCAAGCTGAAGAAGCCGAAGCCAAAGGTAAAGGCAAGAAAGCCGAAGAACTGCGAGCACAAGCGGCACAATGGCAGGAGTGGGCAGACGCAGCCGAACAGGCGATCGCCGATCGTTAA
- a CDS encoding GNAT family N-acetyltransferase gives MPTFQEIQAPGSHAEPSEALRAFVFSANLEMQDITGDTATSTSYQACEEMLIGSPESSTTLLCLEDDQRYPLGYLQITESLKDNLDTLDVDFLLHAELQPLAEDAPEAEVRETALTLIDEAIRQGDRRAKRFLNTWLPVTNHRYFQWLRSVLEACGFEPKLEEAHGWIRVPDVPADPVLDAGLNLHVWRDFRIDDAWRGQVAKMLELGDADVPNGALHTTPAPWTLERIESLQKLTVRRGNRIVHTAISNNDRLLGYTAVVWYPTGDPSVAWQDLSVITPEARGRGLGKLLKQHSYAAVREHLPTVQRVCSQVATSNIAMLRLNQALGFEGQTTWVALQKTIGV, from the coding sequence ATGCCCACGTTTCAAGAGATCCAGGCTCCGGGGAGTCACGCTGAACCAAGCGAGGCGCTCCGGGCCTTCGTCTTTTCTGCCAACTTAGAGATGCAAGACATCACCGGCGATACTGCTACCTCTACCTCCTATCAGGCATGTGAAGAGATGCTGATCGGCTCGCCGGAATCCTCCACCACCCTGCTGTGCCTAGAAGACGATCAGCGATATCCCTTGGGATACCTGCAAATCACCGAGTCTCTGAAAGACAATTTGGATACCCTCGACGTGGATTTCTTACTCCACGCAGAACTCCAGCCCTTAGCTGAAGATGCACCAGAAGCCGAAGTTCGTGAGACGGCCCTCACACTGATCGATGAAGCCATCCGACAGGGAGATCGTCGAGCGAAGCGATTTCTCAACACCTGGTTGCCGGTCACGAACCACCGCTATTTTCAATGGTTGCGTTCCGTATTGGAGGCCTGTGGCTTTGAACCCAAGCTCGAGGAAGCACACGGCTGGATCCGGGTTCCCGACGTGCCCGCTGATCCAGTGCTCGACGCAGGGCTCAACTTGCATGTTTGGCGTGACTTCCGCATCGACGATGCTTGGCGCGGCCAGGTTGCGAAGATGCTTGAGCTTGGCGACGCCGACGTCCCCAACGGTGCACTGCACACCACCCCGGCTCCGTGGACACTAGAAAGGATTGAATCCCTCCAGAAACTCACTGTCCGCCGCGGCAACCGGATCGTGCACACCGCAATCAGCAACAACGATCGACTCCTTGGCTACACCGCGGTGGTCTGGTATCCCACTGGCGATCCGAGTGTGGCGTGGCAAGATCTCAGCGTGATTACGCCAGAAGCACGCGGACGAGGCCTAGGCAAGCTCCTCAAACAACACAGCTATGCGGCTGTTCGCGAGCATCTACCGACGGTGCAACGCGTATGTAGCCAGGTGGCAACATCGAATATTGCCATGCTGCGCCTTAATCAAGCGCTTGGCTTTGAGGGCCAAACAACCTGGGTGGCGTTGCAGAAAACGATCGGGGTTTAG
- a CDS encoding Rv2732c family membrane protein, translating to MDYAAAEKQAARTLDLRHYRWLMLGALIAFVVGLLLPHSGDVRGFDVLINNAQAKAGDVRIAETVFVLFGTVSAVLLNAVVLLSKRTAVANAQYLIGGIALLVSLFALWMRLQSKEVDGSTGIGVGLLLEVLAVIVLIYAMSCIIFARSDAQKQAAALRAEHDELDPVGRAQQEAARSRGFEAAEHNPLLIDDRRKRAAEKHAGH from the coding sequence GTGGATTACGCAGCAGCAGAAAAACAAGCCGCCCGAACACTGGATCTGCGCCACTATCGGTGGCTCATGCTCGGTGCGTTAATCGCGTTCGTTGTCGGACTGTTGCTGCCTCACTCTGGCGACGTCCGGGGTTTTGATGTTCTGATCAATAACGCTCAGGCAAAGGCCGGCGACGTGCGCATTGCTGAAACTGTGTTCGTCCTCTTCGGCACCGTCAGTGCAGTATTACTGAATGCGGTTGTATTGCTCAGCAAGCGTACCGCTGTCGCGAATGCCCAATATCTTATTGGCGGGATCGCCTTGCTTGTCTCTCTGTTTGCGCTTTGGATGCGTCTGCAGAGCAAAGAAGTTGATGGATCCACCGGGATTGGCGTCGGGCTATTGCTTGAGGTGCTGGCGGTTATCGTGCTCATCTACGCGATGAGCTGCATTATCTTTGCGCGCAGCGATGCCCAGAAACAAGCAGCTGCGTTGCGTGCAGAGCATGATGAGCTCGATCCGGTGGGACGCGCACAGCAGGAGGCTGCGCGGAGCCGAGGTTTCGAAGCTGCGGAGCACAACCCGCTTCTCATCGACGATCGCCGCAAGCGTGCTGCGGAAAAACACGCCGGACACTAA
- the miaB gene encoding tRNA (N6-isopentenyl adenosine(37)-C2)-methylthiotransferase MiaB produces MSHPTTTSAPVDQQPRTYEVRTFGCQMNVHDSERLSGLLEEAGYTAAAGDQQPDLVVLNTCAVRENADQRLYGTLGSLRSVKESHPGMQIAVGGCLAQKDKATVVEKAPWVDAVFGTHNIGSLPALLDRARHNAKAQVEIVDALEQFPSMLPAKRESAYAGWVSVSVGCNNTCTFCIVPSLRGKEVDRRPGDILAEVQALVEQGVSEVTLLGQNVNAYGVNFVDPDMERDRSAFSKLLRACGQIEGLERVRFTSPHPAEFTSDVIDAMAETPNVCPNLHMPLQSGSDKVLKEMRRSYRSKKFLKILDEVREKLPNAAITTDIIVGFPGETEEDFQATLDVVERARFSSAFTFQYSPRPGTPAAEYEQQIPKEVVQERYERLIALQDRISLEENQVLLGTEVELLVQADGGRKNDQTQRMSGRARDGRLVHFRPEGEIDQEIRPGDVIRTLISDAKPHYLIADGGVLHHRRTKAGDMSAAGKVPTTAPVGVGLGMPKIGANKVVESNTGCGC; encoded by the coding sequence GTGTCGCACCCAACTACAACTTCAGCTCCAGTAGATCAGCAGCCCCGCACCTATGAAGTGCGGACATTCGGTTGCCAGATGAACGTACACGACTCTGAGCGTCTCTCCGGATTGCTTGAAGAAGCGGGCTACACGGCGGCAGCCGGAGACCAGCAGCCGGATCTCGTGGTTCTCAACACGTGCGCGGTGCGCGAAAACGCCGATCAACGGCTCTATGGCACGCTCGGTTCTCTGCGCTCGGTCAAAGAATCTCACCCCGGCATGCAGATCGCCGTGGGCGGTTGTCTCGCGCAAAAGGACAAAGCAACCGTCGTGGAAAAAGCGCCGTGGGTAGACGCCGTATTCGGCACTCACAACATCGGTTCTTTGCCTGCCTTGTTGGATCGTGCCCGCCACAATGCCAAGGCTCAGGTGGAAATCGTAGATGCGCTCGAGCAGTTCCCCTCGATGCTGCCCGCGAAGCGTGAGTCCGCCTACGCCGGTTGGGTATCTGTGTCAGTTGGCTGCAATAACACCTGCACGTTTTGCATTGTGCCCTCCTTGCGTGGCAAAGAGGTAGATCGCCGCCCTGGTGACATCTTGGCGGAAGTGCAAGCGCTCGTGGAACAGGGCGTATCTGAGGTGACGTTGCTCGGTCAGAACGTAAATGCCTACGGTGTGAACTTCGTAGACCCGGACATGGAGCGGGATCGTTCAGCTTTCTCTAAGCTGCTTCGGGCTTGTGGGCAAATCGAGGGCCTGGAACGCGTTCGATTCACAAGCCCACACCCCGCGGAATTTACCTCCGACGTCATTGACGCCATGGCGGAGACACCAAACGTGTGCCCTAATTTGCACATGCCACTGCAGTCCGGCTCCGACAAGGTGCTCAAGGAGATGCGTCGCTCCTACCGTTCTAAGAAATTCCTAAAGATTTTGGATGAAGTGCGCGAGAAGTTGCCTAACGCGGCCATCACCACTGACATTATCGTTGGCTTCCCAGGCGAAACTGAGGAAGATTTCCAGGCCACCTTGGACGTAGTGGAGCGTGCACGGTTCAGCTCCGCATTCACTTTCCAATATTCTCCGCGTCCCGGTACTCCGGCAGCTGAGTATGAGCAGCAGATTCCCAAAGAAGTGGTGCAGGAACGCTACGAGCGCCTTATCGCTTTGCAAGATCGCATTAGCCTTGAAGAAAACCAGGTATTGCTCGGTACTGAGGTTGAGTTGCTGGTACAGGCGGATGGCGGCCGCAAGAATGATCAGACGCAGCGAATGAGCGGACGGGCCCGTGATGGGCGCCTGGTTCACTTCCGCCCCGAGGGCGAGATTGACCAGGAGATTCGCCCCGGCGACGTGATCCGCACCCTGATTAGCGATGCGAAGCCGCATTACCTCATCGCTGACGGGGGAGTACTGCATCACCGCCGCACAAAAGCAGGTGACATGAGCGCGGCGGGGAAGGTTCCCACCACCGCCCCCGTGGGTGTTGGTCTCGGGATGCCGAAGATCGGTGCCAACAAGGTTGTAGAATCGAATACTGGTTGTGGCTGTTAG
- the recX gene encoding recombination regulator RecX, producing the protein MNAREQKLAKLQAAIEEYQSNGSELFDEQRELNKAPVRHRALLLLDQRARSRFELKERLKALEFDETVIDEVLDDLQAVNLVDDAAFAHEWVRQRHELRGKSRKVLNQELKQKGVAETIRNAALEQVDEHSERALARKLAAKKARSIKTAPENRAERDKHLRRILGVLARRGFAEAGAFQIALEALDQRIEELR; encoded by the coding sequence ATGAACGCCCGCGAGCAAAAGCTGGCCAAACTTCAGGCGGCGATCGAAGAGTATCAAAGCAATGGCAGTGAGCTTTTCGACGAACAACGGGAGCTTAACAAAGCCCCAGTGAGGCACCGAGCGCTGCTGTTGCTCGATCAGCGTGCTCGCTCCCGCTTTGAGCTCAAAGAGCGCCTCAAGGCTCTTGAGTTCGATGAAACCGTGATCGACGAGGTGCTAGATGACCTCCAAGCGGTCAACCTGGTCGATGACGCCGCCTTCGCGCATGAGTGGGTACGCCAACGGCACGAACTTCGCGGGAAATCGCGCAAAGTGCTCAATCAGGAGTTGAAGCAAAAGGGTGTCGCGGAGACGATCCGCAACGCTGCGCTCGAACAAGTTGACGAGCACAGTGAGCGCGCACTGGCCCGTAAACTCGCGGCGAAAAAGGCACGCAGTATCAAGACCGCGCCTGAAAACCGTGCCGAAAGGGACAAACACCTCCGTAGAATTCTCGGCGTTCTTGCTCGGCGAGGTTTCGCGGAGGCTGGTGCGTTTCAAATCGCACTTGAAGCTCTGGATCAGCGAATTGAAGAGCTGCGATGA
- the recA gene encoding recombinase RecA, whose amino-acid sequence MAPKKSTKAKATDADSRQKALDSALAMIEKDFGKGAVMRLGDDNRPPIKAISSGNTAIDVALGVGGFPRGRIVEIYGPESSGKTTVALHAIASAQRDGGIAAFIDAEHALDPEYARKLGVDTDALLVSQPDTGEQALEIADMLVRSGAIDIIVIDSVAALTPKAEIEGDMGDSHVGLQARLMSQALRKMTGALYNSGTTAIFINQLREKIGVMFGSPETTTGGKALKFYASVRCDVRRIQTLKDGQDAIGNRTKLKVVKNKVSPPFKIAEFDIMYGEGISRESSIIDLAVDNGIVKKSGSWFTYEGEQLGQGKEKVRLNLKENQDLANEIETKILKKLGVGEYANAEDDLSDEPIDMVPNVDFDDES is encoded by the coding sequence GTGGCTCCAAAAAAATCCACCAAGGCCAAAGCTACTGACGCGGATAGCAGGCAAAAGGCCCTCGATTCCGCCCTTGCGATGATCGAGAAAGACTTTGGTAAAGGTGCGGTGATGCGCCTGGGCGACGATAATCGCCCGCCCATCAAGGCTATTTCTTCCGGCAACACTGCTATCGATGTGGCGTTGGGCGTCGGGGGCTTCCCTCGCGGCCGTATCGTTGAAATTTATGGGCCTGAGTCTTCAGGTAAAACCACAGTCGCTTTGCATGCGATCGCCAGTGCGCAGCGCGACGGCGGTATCGCCGCGTTCATTGACGCTGAGCATGCTTTGGATCCGGAATATGCCCGAAAGCTTGGCGTAGACACTGACGCACTGTTGGTCTCGCAGCCGGATACCGGAGAGCAGGCGCTGGAGATTGCCGATATGCTTGTGCGCTCCGGGGCAATTGACATCATCGTGATCGACTCGGTAGCTGCATTGACCCCCAAAGCGGAGATCGAGGGCGATATGGGCGATAGCCACGTTGGCCTGCAAGCTCGCCTGATGAGCCAGGCGCTACGCAAGATGACCGGCGCACTCTATAACTCGGGCACTACCGCCATCTTCATTAACCAGTTGCGTGAAAAGATTGGCGTGATGTTCGGTTCACCCGAAACCACGACCGGCGGTAAAGCACTGAAGTTCTACGCCTCCGTGCGCTGCGATGTGCGCCGCATTCAAACTTTGAAGGACGGTCAAGACGCCATTGGCAACCGCACAAAGTTGAAAGTGGTGAAAAACAAGGTTTCGCCTCCGTTCAAGATCGCCGAATTCGACATCATGTACGGCGAGGGAATCTCCCGCGAAAGCTCAATCATTGACCTGGCGGTGGACAACGGCATTGTGAAGAAGTCCGGCTCGTGGTTCACCTACGAAGGTGAGCAGCTTGGTCAGGGCAAAGAAAAGGTGCGCCTTAACCTGAAGGAAAATCAAGACCTCGCCAACGAAATTGAAACGAAGATCCTCAAAAAGCTTGGCGTGGGCGAATACGCCAACGCCGAAGACGATCTCAGCGATGAGCCCATCGACATGGTGCCCAACGTTGACTTCGACGACGAAAGCTAA
- a CDS encoding PspA/IM30 family protein, with the protein MANPFSKAWKYLMALFDTKIEENADPKVQIEQAISEAQRQHQELSQQAAAVIGNQRQLEMQLNRRLAEIEKLQANTRQALQLADKARSGGDQQKATEYENAAEAFAAQLVTAEQSVEDTKQLHDQALQQAEAAKKAVERNSMALQQKVAERTKLLSQLEQAKMQEKVAESMQSMNSLGSADSPNLDQVREKIERRYANALGSAELAQNSVQGRMAEVEQASVQLAGHSRLEQIRAEMSGELGSAQQKPAIEQQADSASNTEQPNVAAADDVVAQKLRELREQS; encoded by the coding sequence ATGGCGAATCCATTCAGCAAGGCATGGAAGTACCTCATGGCGTTGTTCGATACGAAGATCGAGGAGAATGCTGATCCTAAGGTCCAGATCGAACAGGCGATTAGTGAAGCACAGCGTCAGCATCAAGAGCTGTCTCAGCAAGCTGCAGCAGTGATTGGCAACCAGCGCCAACTGGAGATGCAGTTGAATCGACGTTTGGCTGAAATCGAAAAGCTTCAGGCAAACACCCGCCAGGCACTGCAGCTTGCAGATAAAGCACGCAGCGGTGGCGACCAACAGAAAGCCACAGAATACGAAAACGCTGCCGAGGCGTTCGCTGCTCAGCTCGTAACCGCCGAGCAATCTGTGGAAGATACGAAGCAGTTGCACGATCAAGCACTCCAGCAGGCAGAAGCCGCAAAGAAGGCCGTCGAGCGCAACTCGATGGCGCTGCAGCAAAAGGTGGCAGAACGTACCAAACTGCTGAGCCAACTCGAACAGGCGAAGATGCAGGAAAAGGTTGCGGAGTCGATGCAATCAATGAATTCGCTTGGTAGCGCAGATAGCCCGAACCTGGATCAAGTTCGCGAAAAGATTGAGCGTCGCTACGCCAATGCTCTGGGCAGCGCAGAGCTGGCGCAGAATTCGGTTCAGGGGCGTATGGCCGAGGTGGAGCAGGCGAGTGTTCAACTGGCCGGGCACTCTCGACTCGAGCAGATTAGGGCCGAGATGTCAGGGGAGTTGGGAAGCGCTCAGCAGAAGCCGGCAATTGAACAGCAGGCTGACTCTGCATCAAACACTGAACAACCGAACGTCGCTGCAGCGGACGATGTAGTGGCGCAGAAGTTGCGCGAATTGCGGGAGCAAAGTTAA
- a CDS encoding helix-turn-helix domain-containing protein produces the protein MMKYTAVLDKPAVAPTRKAVPQPLLREALGAALRSFRADKGITLRELAETSRVSPGYLSELERGRKEVSSELLASVCHALETTVADVLIEAAGTMAMRDADLVDVEGALH, from the coding sequence ATGATGAAATACACTGCGGTACTTGATAAGCCAGCCGTTGCTCCAACGCGTAAAGCCGTGCCACAGCCATTGTTGCGTGAAGCACTTGGCGCTGCACTGCGTTCATTCCGTGCGGATAAAGGCATCACTCTGCGTGAACTAGCAGAGACCTCTCGTGTTTCACCCGGGTACCTTTCAGAGCTGGAACGCGGGCGCAAGGAAGTGTCGAGTGAGTTGCTCGCCTCGGTGTGTCACGCCTTGGAAACCACCGTTGCGGATGTACTCATTGAGGCAGCAGGCACGATGGCTATGCGAGATGCGGACCTTGTGGATGTAGAAGGCGCGCTACACTAA
- a CDS encoding CinA family protein encodes MSQHSRLTRSELDTLLSQNAALLVRLACKRGVTVATCESLTAGLLAATIAEVPGASAVLRGGLITYASNLKHSLAGVPEAVIEEHTVVSEAVARMMARGAQVRCGADYGFSLTGVAGPEPQDGHSVGTVWLGIAGPVGEKAIRLGGEEGLHGDRAWIRQVSVAYALDWAVDAIGEQIV; translated from the coding sequence ATGAGTCAACACTCACGTTTGACGCGCTCTGAGCTTGACACGCTGCTCTCCCAAAACGCCGCATTGCTTGTTCGTCTTGCGTGCAAGCGGGGTGTGACGGTGGCTACGTGTGAATCACTGACTGCGGGGTTGCTCGCGGCCACCATCGCCGAAGTCCCTGGTGCGAGCGCGGTGCTGCGTGGTGGTCTGATCACCTATGCCAGCAATTTGAAACATAGTCTGGCTGGGGTGCCGGAGGCAGTGATTGAAGAACACACCGTGGTATCGGAGGCGGTTGCCCGAATGATGGCGCGAGGAGCCCAAGTGCGATGTGGCGCGGATTATGGATTTTCACTCACTGGGGTGGCGGGGCCTGAGCCCCAGGACGGGCATTCGGTGGGAACCGTTTGGCTTGGTATCGCTGGACCAGTTGGTGAAAAGGCAATCAGGCTCGGTGGCGAAGAGGGGCTCCACGGCGATCGCGCTTGGATCCGCCAAGTGTCCGTGGCATATGCCCTGGATTGGGCAGTGGATGCCATCGGGGAACAAATTGTGTGA
- the pgsA gene encoding CDP-diacylglycerol--glycerol-3-phosphate 3-phosphatidyltransferase has protein sequence MGTQRAKKQSNWNLPNVLTSLRIIAIPVFAWLVLRGDDQHTAWMWWSFIVFAALMITDKLDGDIARARGIVTDFGKIADPIADKALMSAALICLNITNALPWWVTIVILIRELGITIWRMFQLKSGHVVPASKGGKIKTTLQALAVSLYLIPLPHWLDIPVFMVMLAAVAVTVWTGIQYLLDSQQAQRDAKSKRNLQ, from the coding sequence ATGGGCACACAGCGCGCGAAAAAGCAATCAAATTGGAATCTGCCTAATGTGCTAACCAGCTTGAGGATTATTGCAATCCCAGTGTTCGCCTGGCTAGTGTTGCGCGGCGACGACCAACACACGGCTTGGATGTGGTGGTCCTTTATCGTCTTTGCCGCGTTGATGATTACCGACAAACTCGATGGAGACATCGCTCGTGCCCGCGGGATCGTCACAGATTTCGGCAAGATCGCAGATCCGATCGCGGACAAGGCGTTGATGAGCGCCGCGCTAATTTGCTTGAACATCACGAACGCACTGCCCTGGTGGGTCACCATCGTCATCTTGATCCGGGAGCTGGGCATCACCATATGGCGGATGTTCCAATTGAAATCTGGCCATGTTGTTCCCGCCTCAAAGGGGGGCAAAATCAAGACCACCTTGCAGGCTCTGGCGGTGTCCTTATACCTCATTCCGCTACCGCACTGGCTCGACATCCCGGTCTTCATGGTGATGCTGGCAGCCGTAGCAGTCACTGTGTGGACCGGCATTCAGTACCTCCTGGATTCGCAGCAAGCTCAACGTGACGCAAAGTCGAAACGAAACCTGCAATGA